The following are from one region of the Deltaproteobacteria bacterium genome:
- a CDS encoding tail fiber domain-containing protein: TKSDYDLFTAKLTSPLTTKGDLLSRDGSTHVRLPAGTDGHVLRANSATDSGLEWSAGSAGTVTNVTSANSYLSVATGSTTPAITANVGTAANTLAAGDDSRITGALQTTAYAADVADAAGCTAAQMPYWSSVGDRWMCAAISGLPASAISTGTVAAARLGSGTADGTTFLRGDGTWAAPAGTSQWTTTGSDIYYNTGKVGIGTTSPTELLHLRNDSASQTYLKVENSFASGGSASARIGVKTNAAGDAYFGGWVTTAAAPYGGNYGIIVNGGNNSLLLGTSNQARVLIDNSGNVGIGTTTPSSKLEVATSLTAASGTDYGVKILPTVNASGTAGYTGLLLNVAQTATGSGTKRLMDLQVGGFSLFSIGNTGTATMTSTSTAADFLVFNNHQGSSKAINFSSGQIPGAGSLLYYRTTSDPQSGIMGNLIDIQPIRFASSARTDTDTGNYLRIARANTVNNAVGSLTVTGHLASLSSNCTQTSGTCTDSSSILSLTQSYPNATGAVLTVTNSGTGSAATFTGGNVGVGTTSPTARLHVTGANSTSGLAPSAFSVTGGTSTVAAGGAVGISAGGGEGGGSVSISAGGDIVAGGGGSGGSLGLSGAGAVGQPGAVNLTAGLGGNGYGNGGTLSMPSAGTANGGDVSILAGQGNSTNSNGGSVFISGGARAGAGTEGNTILGHNGTSAIGNVGIGNTAPGRLLHVGSASVGTGLAVANFQNVDGTCTITPASSGSGIACSSDERLKENFQDVTGSFALDRILQLQAVTYNFKTSSTDNRRTGYKAQEVQKVAPEFVRENDDGLLQVYYDAFIPWITEAIKSLHSRIKDVENHQVIQDRQIASKADNTELDRLKSDNAAKDKKINHLEQENAAIKARLEKIEKALNSR; encoded by the coding sequence ATTCCGCAACAGACAGCGGCCTCGAATGGTCAGCCGGTAGCGCTGGCACTGTGACCAATGTCACAAGTGCGAATTCTTATTTGTCGGTTGCAACCGGTTCGACGACTCCAGCGATCACGGCCAACGTTGGCACAGCGGCCAACACACTCGCAGCCGGAGATGATTCGCGCATCACCGGTGCCCTGCAAACCACAGCTTACGCTGCAGATGTTGCGGACGCTGCTGGTTGCACGGCTGCACAAATGCCTTACTGGAGTTCGGTTGGTGATCGCTGGATGTGCGCTGCGATCAGTGGGTTGCCAGCTTCCGCCATTTCCACAGGTACGGTTGCAGCCGCGCGCCTAGGAAGCGGCACGGCTGACGGAACAACGTTCCTTCGCGGTGACGGAACATGGGCGGCACCCGCAGGAACATCACAATGGACCACCACGGGCTCTGACATTTACTACAACACGGGAAAAGTCGGTATAGGGACCACAAGTCCGACAGAACTATTGCACTTGCGAAATGATTCAGCCAGCCAAACCTACCTTAAAGTTGAGAACTCCTTTGCCTCGGGTGGATCGGCCAGCGCCAGAATTGGGGTGAAGACAAACGCCGCTGGTGATGCTTATTTTGGCGGTTGGGTAACAACTGCCGCAGCCCCTTACGGGGGCAACTATGGAATTATTGTAAATGGTGGAAATAATAGCCTATTGCTTGGAACATCTAATCAGGCAAGAGTCCTGATTGATAATTCAGGCAATGTTGGTATCGGGACAACGACGCCATCTTCAAAACTAGAAGTTGCAACTTCACTTACTGCGGCATCTGGTACGGATTATGGTGTTAAAATTCTTCCAACAGTAAATGCATCTGGCACCGCTGGTTATACAGGCCTACTATTGAATGTCGCTCAAACAGCAACTGGTTCTGGCACCAAAAGATTAATGGATTTACAAGTGGGGGGATTTTCGCTTTTTAGTATTGGAAATACCGGAACTGCCACAATGACTTCGACTTCTACTGCTGCTGACTTCCTAGTATTCAACAATCATCAGGGGTCTAGCAAAGCCATAAACTTTTCAAGCGGACAAATTCCAGGCGCTGGTTCGCTTTTATACTACAGAACCACATCTGATCCACAATCTGGAATAATGGGTAATTTGATAGACATTCAGCCTATAAGGTTTGCTAGTTCAGCAAGAACTGATACTGATACTGGAAATTATCTACGAATCGCCAGAGCCAATACTGTCAACAATGCTGTTGGATCTTTGACGGTCACTGGCCATCTTGCCAGCCTTTCATCAAACTGTACGCAAACTTCTGGTACATGCACTGACTCAAGTTCAATTCTTTCTTTAACCCAGTCCTATCCAAATGCGACAGGCGCCGTTTTGACGGTTACTAATTCTGGCACAGGTAGCGCCGCCACATTCACGGGTGGCAACGTCGGCGTCGGTACGACGAGTCCAACTGCACGATTGCATGTCACCGGTGCGAATTCCACATCGGGATTAGCACCATCCGCATTCTCAGTTACAGGTGGAACCTCGACTGTTGCGGCAGGCGGTGCCGTAGGTATTAGTGCCGGAGGTGGTGAAGGCGGAGGCAGTGTCTCAATCAGTGCTGGCGGAGACATCGTGGCCGGGGGCGGAGGCAGCGGCGGATCGCTGGGACTTAGTGGTGCCGGTGCTGTTGGCCAACCAGGGGCTGTCAATTTAACAGCAGGCCTAGGAGGAAACGGTTATGGGAACGGCGGAACTTTGAGTATGCCAAGCGCAGGCACTGCGAACGGAGGCGACGTTTCAATCTTGGCAGGGCAAGGGAATTCAACGAATAGCAACGGTGGAAGCGTTTTCATCTCTGGGGGCGCACGAGCTGGAGCCGGCACAGAGGGCAACACTATTCTTGGGCATAACGGCACTTCTGCAATCGGCAACGTCGGCATAGGTAACACGGCTCCCGGAAGACTGCTTCATGTGGGAAGCGCTTCTGTCGGTACTGGTCTCGCCGTCGCAAACTTTCAAAACGTCGATGGAACTTGCACGATCACTCCGGCGTCTTCTGGCTCTGGTATCGCTTGTTCTTCAGATGAACGACTCAAAGAAAACTTCCAAGACGTGACTGGTTCTTTTGCGCTTGATCGTATTTTGCAACTGCAGGCTGTGACGTACAATTTCAAAACTTCTTCAACTGATAACCGTCGAACTGGTTACAAAGCCCAAGAAGTTCAAAAGGTTGCTCCTGAGTTTGTCCGCGAAAATGATGATGGCTTGTTGCAAGTTTACTATGATGCGTTCATCCCATGGATTACAGAGGCCATCAAATCGCTCCATAGCCGCATTAAAGACGTCGAAAACCATCAGGTAATCCAAGATCGTCAGATAGCTTCAAAGGCCGACAATACTGAACTGGACCGGCTTAAGTCTGACAACGCAGCCAAAGATAAAAAAATAAATCATCTTGAACAGGAAAATGCTGCAATCAAAGCTCGCCTAGAGAAAATCGAGAAAGCCCTCAATTCAAGATAA